The following proteins are co-located in the Microbacterium sp. SORGH_AS_0888 genome:
- a CDS encoding MarR family winged helix-turn-helix transcriptional regulator, which translates to MWIEIEARADAHAEDRGLRVMDTLNRVQRAERDLRARSARVMGVTESEVHALRFVVRAQGAGDAVTPTDLANYLGARSTAVTLMVDHLEAAGHLVRLPHPSDRRSVVLVATEEAVARVTEIFGDVYETMMSLAGGLDDDAADRVVDFLSRLAETLDSFAAEDAES; encoded by the coding sequence ATGTGGATCGAGATCGAGGCACGCGCCGATGCACACGCGGAGGATCGCGGGCTGCGCGTCATGGACACGCTGAACCGCGTCCAGCGGGCGGAGCGCGACCTGCGCGCACGCAGTGCGCGGGTGATGGGCGTGACGGAGAGCGAGGTGCACGCGCTCCGATTCGTGGTTCGCGCGCAGGGGGCCGGGGACGCCGTGACCCCGACCGACCTCGCGAACTATCTCGGCGCCCGCTCCACCGCCGTCACCCTCATGGTCGACCACCTGGAAGCGGCGGGACACCTCGTGCGTCTGCCGCATCCCTCCGACCGCCGCAGCGTCGTGCTCGTCGCGACCGAGGAGGCCGTGGCTAGGGTGACCGAGATCTTCGGCGACGTCTACGAGACGATGATGTCCCTCGCCGGCGGGCTGGACGACGATGCGGCCGATCGTGTCGTCGACTTCCTCTCCCGGCTGGCGGAGACGCTCGACTCCTTCGCCGCGGAGGACGCCGAGAGCTAG
- a CDS encoding TetR/AcrR family transcriptional regulator, with product MTQTAPARRGPKRSEESRLAILTAAFELTQEAGYRGLTIEGIAARAGVGKQTVYRWWPTKADVLLEAAAAKADLRVSTADQGSYRRDLERFLHDSFTLAAFPGLAGLLRSLMAEAQLDPDFAARFREGFLNRRRSALIEIVRRGRVRGDAPGEQPTELLADVVFGVIWYRLLATERPLDADDVDPLLDLLAPAGTRQRHP from the coding sequence ATGACCCAGACAGCGCCCGCCCGCCGCGGCCCGAAGCGCAGCGAGGAGTCGAGGTTGGCGATCCTCACCGCCGCGTTCGAGCTGACCCAGGAGGCCGGCTATCGAGGCCTCACCATCGAAGGCATCGCCGCTCGGGCCGGGGTGGGCAAGCAGACGGTTTACCGGTGGTGGCCGACCAAGGCGGACGTGCTCCTGGAGGCCGCTGCGGCGAAAGCGGATCTGCGCGTGTCGACCGCCGACCAGGGCTCCTACCGTCGCGATCTGGAACGGTTCCTGCACGACTCCTTCACGCTCGCGGCCTTCCCGGGACTGGCCGGACTCCTGCGCAGCCTGATGGCCGAGGCTCAGCTCGATCCCGACTTCGCGGCACGCTTCCGCGAGGGGTTCTTGAACCGGCGACGGAGCGCCCTCATCGAGATCGTCCGCCGCGGCCGGGTGCGCGGAGACGCCCCCGGCGAGCAGCCGACCGAGCTGCTCGCGGATGTCGTCTTCGGCGTGATCTGGTACCGGCTGCTCGCCACCGAACGCCCTCTCGACGCCGACGACGTCGACCCCCTGCTCGATCTTCTCGCGCCGGCAGGCACCCGACAGCGGCATCCCTGA
- a CDS encoding SDR family oxidoreductase, which yields MPTTLVIGGSSGIGLATAVRLAALGDIVHIAGRRAEILESATQTHPELQPHVLDAAEARAVEELCVELGEIDRLVITLSGNKGAGPLADLDLDVLRSAFEEKLWPTVTALKAALPCLGPSSSITLVGAVTARTGMPGTAGIGALNAAIEGLVAPLAAELAPIRVNAVSPGYVETPWWSMVPESDRAGLFAQIAAGLPTGRIASADDIAQVLVLLATNPNITGSVIESDGGAHLAV from the coding sequence ATGCCCACCACTCTCGTCATCGGCGGCAGCTCCGGGATCGGACTGGCCACCGCCGTCCGGCTTGCCGCCCTGGGGGATATCGTTCACATCGCCGGCCGCCGCGCCGAGATCCTCGAGTCGGCGACCCAGACGCATCCCGAGCTGCAGCCGCATGTCCTCGATGCAGCCGAGGCACGTGCCGTGGAAGAGCTCTGCGTCGAGCTCGGCGAGATCGACCGTCTCGTCATCACGCTCAGCGGCAACAAGGGGGCGGGGCCGCTGGCCGACCTCGATCTCGACGTGCTGCGCAGCGCCTTCGAAGAGAAGCTCTGGCCCACCGTCACGGCGCTCAAGGCCGCACTCCCGTGCCTCGGGCCATCCAGCTCGATCACCCTCGTCGGGGCCGTCACCGCTCGTACGGGCATGCCCGGGACGGCGGGAATCGGCGCGCTCAACGCTGCGATCGAGGGACTCGTCGCGCCGCTCGCCGCAGAACTGGCGCCCATCCGCGTGAACGCCGTCTCACCGGGATACGTGGAGACGCCCTGGTGGAGCATGGTTCCGGAGTCCGACCGCGCAGGGCTGTTCGCTCAGATCGCGGCGGGTCTGCCCACCGGAAGGATCGCTAGCGCGGACGACATCGCGCAGGTCCTCGTCCTGCTCGCCACGAATCCCAACATCACCGGAAGCGTGATCGAGTCCGACGGCGGCGCGCACCTGGCCGTGTAG
- a CDS encoding cell division initiation protein — protein MTDPNPPARDGSPFDELMQQSPGEAATFTVAFRGYERHEVDAAIADLSARLQQASAQVASLDDTYRDEIDRLRSEQHATIDALRAENDEALERLGADLAAARAQASEAEQQIAALSAQLVDAPAREDGEEPASRQQFEAVLRVAEEQANVLIQNAAVQAERLLEAAREEAATRRAEVDADVARIASQAQHDADQLRLRMETEFTAHEARIQRESAHAAEKVAQAEQEAATIRTEAEKGAAALRAMVTRETTQLRADAERDVREMNARVLEFEETLTRRQDDAQQEFLVLHNQAVAHAERITADANEQVASSLEHAQRISAKADDYERLMRAQAAQIEADAQVRARETLDRARVKAQKIVDSVTGHTTGVLRDAEDRTRQLRWQQQQLTSFMAEVRELIRPDGVAAPDEEPGDEAGDPSAPQD, from the coding sequence ATGACCGATCCGAACCCTCCCGCCCGCGACGGCTCGCCCTTCGACGAGCTCATGCAGCAGTCCCCCGGGGAGGCGGCGACCTTCACGGTGGCCTTCCGCGGGTACGAGCGCCACGAGGTGGATGCGGCGATCGCCGACCTCAGCGCCCGCCTGCAGCAGGCCAGCGCCCAGGTCGCGAGCCTGGACGACACCTACCGCGACGAGATCGACCGGCTGCGCTCGGAGCAGCACGCCACGATCGATGCGCTCCGGGCGGAGAACGACGAGGCGCTCGAACGCCTGGGCGCGGATCTCGCGGCCGCTCGGGCGCAGGCGTCCGAGGCGGAGCAGCAGATCGCGGCGCTCAGCGCCCAGCTGGTCGACGCGCCGGCGAGGGAGGACGGTGAGGAACCGGCTTCGCGCCAGCAGTTCGAGGCCGTGCTGCGGGTGGCCGAGGAGCAGGCCAACGTCCTGATCCAGAACGCGGCGGTGCAGGCCGAGCGACTGCTCGAGGCCGCGCGCGAAGAGGCGGCGACCCGACGCGCCGAGGTGGACGCGGATGTCGCGCGGATCGCCTCGCAGGCCCAGCACGACGCCGACCAGCTGCGGCTGCGGATGGAGACCGAGTTCACGGCGCACGAGGCCCGCATCCAGCGCGAGTCCGCCCACGCCGCCGAGAAGGTCGCCCAGGCCGAGCAGGAGGCGGCGACGATCCGCACCGAGGCCGAGAAGGGCGCGGCGGCGCTCCGGGCGATGGTCACGCGCGAGACGACGCAGCTCCGGGCGGATGCCGAGCGCGACGTCCGCGAGATGAACGCCCGCGTGCTGGAGTTCGAGGAGACGCTGACGCGCCGGCAGGACGACGCGCAGCAGGAGTTCCTCGTGCTGCACAACCAGGCGGTCGCGCACGCCGAGCGGATCACCGCCGACGCCAACGAGCAGGTCGCGTCGTCCCTGGAGCACGCCCAGCGCATCTCCGCGAAGGCCGACGACTACGAGCGCCTGATGCGCGCGCAGGCGGCGCAGATCGAAGCCGACGCGCAGGTGCGCGCCCGCGAGACGCTGGACCGCGCCCGCGTCAAGGCGCAGAAGATCGTCGACAGCGTCACGGGTCACACGACCGGGGTGCTCCGGGACGCCGAGGACCGCACGCGCCAGCTCCGCTGGCAGCAGCAGCAGCTCACGAGCTTCATGGCGGAGGTGCGCGAGCTCATCCGCCCCGACGGCGTCGCCGCGCCCGACGAGGAGCCGGGCGACGAGGCGGGCGACCCCTCCGCCCCTCAGGACTAG
- a CDS encoding alpha/beta fold hydrolase: MAPDGVRIATYCWGDDSEPTVVAVHGFASSTRDNWVSTGWVRDLTRAGYRVLALDQRGHGRSDKPHEPAAYALSAFVADVEAVLDTYLVDEAFYVGYSLGARVGWEVAAELTPRIERVVLGGVPDGVPLNRLDLDQARAFVTEGTPVTDTVTQNYVRLIERVGGNDLRALLAIAEGMRTQGAADPDPSHAPSQPILFATGTEDAIIEGSRALAAACPQGRFVEIPGRHHFNAPGSREFRRAALDFLSEG; this comes from the coding sequence ATGGCGCCCGACGGGGTGCGCATCGCGACCTACTGCTGGGGCGACGACTCCGAGCCGACCGTGGTGGCGGTGCACGGCTTCGCCTCGAGCACTCGCGACAACTGGGTGAGCACGGGGTGGGTGCGCGACCTGACCCGCGCCGGCTACCGGGTCCTGGCGCTCGACCAGCGCGGTCACGGCCGCAGCGACAAGCCGCACGAGCCGGCCGCCTACGCCCTGTCGGCGTTCGTCGCCGACGTCGAGGCCGTGCTCGACACGTATCTCGTGGATGAGGCGTTCTACGTCGGCTACTCGCTCGGCGCGCGGGTGGGCTGGGAGGTCGCCGCCGAGCTGACGCCGCGCATCGAGCGGGTCGTGCTGGGCGGCGTGCCGGACGGCGTGCCGCTCAACCGCCTCGACCTCGACCAGGCCCGCGCCTTCGTGACGGAGGGCACGCCGGTCACCGACACCGTCACGCAGAACTACGTGCGCCTGATCGAGCGCGTCGGCGGCAACGACCTCCGCGCTCTCCTCGCCATCGCGGAGGGGATGCGGACGCAGGGCGCCGCGGACCCCGATCCCTCGCATGCCCCCTCACAGCCGATCCTGTTCGCGACCGGCACGGAGGACGCGATCATCGAGGGATCGCGGGCGCTCGCCGCGGCGTGCCCCCAGGGGCGTTTCGTCGAGATCCCCGGGCGCCACCACTTCAACGCACCCGGCTCCCGCGAGTTCCGACGGGCCGCCCTCGATTTCCTCAGCGAGGGGTGA
- a CDS encoding sigma-70 family RNA polymerase sigma factor, translating to MTSSPPLSDDDLVARVRAGDRSAYGELWLRHSVAAHAVARSFSSLDPDDLVAEAFARILAAIGRGGGPTMGFRPYLLTSVRNVAREWGTREGRVDATDLAEQAADDDVARETENALERGATARAFRTLPTRWQEVLWYAEVDGLKPRHFAPLLGLAPNAASALLVRARTGFRDAWIAMQLKDATSPECTDTLALLGAHTRGGLARRDARRVEAHLETCTGCALAWAEAQDVSSRLALVLLPLVVGVSATACYAAWAQSGAAQSGVVALGAAGAGGGPAAPAPGPAVLGRVVRLRRPTAKQAALMAAAVAAVVAVGGIAWAAIGAPGPATQVDIAEVPVDLNAGGAQPGPGEHDPVAVPSATPTPVATASPTPQVTPIPTPSPSRTPRPTPAPSPSPAEAPTPTPSQTPTPTPTPTPTPTPTPTPTPTPTPTPTIPVPDVPPAPAVVADTSAGPRVYPLLSGTGALAGAVIEIRDENGARFAQTVADGEGSWSVDDLSGSACTTDASAYLPAGAHVLRATQTIGGQTSDPSAPVAITVAEPPTLLSPENGSTVDGRGFTLSIQGEPSASVQRIKLPDPSPCRPTPMVLNADGGFSQTFTVPDRGAVTIGIRYIDPATGRHGPAEFVTFTAE from the coding sequence ATGACTTCCTCACCACCGCTTTCCGATGACGACCTCGTCGCCCGCGTGCGCGCGGGCGACCGTTCGGCGTACGGCGAGCTGTGGCTGCGCCACTCGGTCGCAGCTCACGCCGTCGCGCGGTCGTTCTCGAGCCTGGACCCCGACGACCTGGTCGCCGAGGCGTTCGCGCGCATCCTCGCGGCGATCGGACGCGGCGGCGGGCCCACGATGGGCTTCCGCCCGTACCTGCTGACCTCGGTCCGCAACGTCGCCCGCGAGTGGGGCACGCGGGAGGGCCGCGTCGACGCGACCGACCTGGCCGAGCAGGCGGCGGACGACGACGTGGCGCGCGAGACCGAGAACGCGCTGGAACGCGGAGCGACGGCCCGCGCCTTCCGCACGCTGCCCACCCGCTGGCAGGAGGTGCTCTGGTACGCCGAGGTGGACGGGCTCAAACCCCGTCACTTCGCGCCGCTGCTGGGACTCGCCCCGAACGCGGCATCGGCACTGCTCGTGCGGGCGCGGACGGGCTTCCGAGACGCGTGGATCGCGATGCAGCTGAAGGATGCGACGAGCCCGGAGTGCACCGACACGCTCGCCCTGCTGGGCGCACACACGCGGGGCGGACTCGCCAGGCGAGACGCCCGGCGCGTCGAGGCCCACCTGGAGACCTGCACGGGTTGCGCGCTGGCCTGGGCGGAGGCACAGGACGTGTCGTCCCGCCTGGCGCTCGTGCTGCTGCCGCTCGTCGTCGGGGTGTCGGCGACGGCGTGCTACGCGGCGTGGGCACAGTCGGGCGCCGCGCAGAGCGGGGTCGTCGCGCTCGGGGCCGCTGGCGCAGGCGGTGGCCCCGCCGCGCCCGCGCCCGGTCCCGCCGTACTCGGCCGCGTCGTGCGGCTGCGACGCCCGACGGCGAAGCAAGCGGCGTTGATGGCGGCGGCCGTCGCCGCCGTGGTCGCGGTCGGGGGGATCGCATGGGCCGCGATCGGCGCACCGGGTCCTGCGACACAGGTCGATATCGCCGAGGTCCCCGTCGATCTGAACGCCGGGGGCGCACAGCCCGGGCCCGGTGAGCACGATCCCGTCGCCGTCCCCTCCGCAACCCCGACCCCCGTCGCCACGGCGTCGCCGACGCCGCAGGTGACGCCGATTCCCACCCCGTCACCGTCTCGCACGCCTCGGCCCACGCCGGCGCCCAGCCCGAGCCCGGCAGAGGCCCCCACCCCGACCCCCTCGCAGACACCCACCCCGACACCGACACCCACACCAACCCCGACACCCACACCAACCCCCACCCCGACGCCGACACCGACCCCGACGATTCCCGTCCCCGACGTGCCCCCGGCGCCGGCCGTCGTCGCGGACACGAGCGCGGGGCCCAGGGTCTATCCGCTGCTCAGCGGAACGGGCGCGCTCGCCGGTGCCGTGATCGAGATCCGCGACGAGAACGGCGCGCGCTTCGCGCAGACGGTCGCGGACGGCGAGGGCTCCTGGAGCGTCGACGACCTGTCGGGGAGCGCGTGCACCACGGACGCGAGCGCATATCTTCCCGCCGGCGCGCACGTGCTCCGGGCGACGCAGACGATCGGCGGCCAGACCTCCGATCCCAGCGCACCGGTGGCCATCACGGTCGCGGAGCCGCCCACGCTCCTCTCGCCCGAGAACGGGTCGACCGTCGACGGCAGGGGCTTCACCCTCTCCATCCAGGGCGAGCCCTCGGCATCCGTGCAGCGCATCAAGCTCCCGGATCCGTCACCGTGCCGGCCGACCCCGATGGTGTTGAACGCCGACGGCGGGTTCTCCCAGACCTTCACGGTGCCCGACCGGGGCGCGGTCACGATCGGCATCCGGTACATCGATCCCGCGACCGGGCGTCACGGCCCGGCGGAGTTCGTCACCTTCACGGCGGAGTGA
- a CDS encoding LuxR C-terminal-related transcriptional regulator: protein MSEYAEAATAIRVRLSAVAYEAARELAEAERARLRRRMPSQADALDDVTDAARADLWTAIAEAEFYSGRLRAASEAARAAIEVGGSRGHIGHRAQAMLAVAYALNGETSRARRAIWLSGRVERGCPALALAIAEASVSLVEGDLESVEEIGNRLFQIEGAAWAPAAGAICSSLVRLLRGDASGALAEAAALTSGIDVARLPPILRMSAVQVLAASHLVRGDRVRVLSVLGPDHGDDPTHLLCRCGFAGAAMLPDALMALRATDVCLRVGAEHSLSTLPRTLLVRALAYRQLGDLGQARMAAEEAVSLAAVGGGCSPSALIGLDGEEVLEMLNEVFGPREQWAPEVADVADVVARLPRPTAPAAPTLPHLTPRERVVAAELRTDATIPEIAATLRVSFNTVKTQTRSLYLKLGVSSREQAIERLELAGFFLGESC, encoded by the coding sequence ATGTCGGAGTATGCAGAGGCGGCAACCGCCATCCGGGTGAGGTTGAGTGCGGTCGCCTACGAGGCGGCGCGGGAACTGGCGGAGGCCGAACGGGCACGACTGCGACGACGGATGCCTTCGCAGGCCGATGCGCTCGACGACGTGACGGATGCTGCCAGGGCCGACCTGTGGACCGCGATCGCGGAGGCCGAGTTCTACTCCGGGAGGTTGCGTGCGGCGTCGGAGGCCGCGCGCGCCGCGATCGAGGTCGGCGGCAGCCGCGGTCACATCGGTCATCGCGCCCAGGCGATGCTCGCCGTGGCGTACGCCCTCAACGGTGAGACGAGCCGCGCGCGGCGGGCGATCTGGCTCTCCGGGAGGGTCGAGCGCGGCTGCCCGGCCCTCGCGCTGGCGATCGCGGAGGCGTCCGTGTCGCTCGTCGAGGGCGACCTCGAGTCGGTCGAGGAGATCGGGAACCGACTCTTCCAGATCGAAGGCGCCGCGTGGGCTCCTGCGGCCGGAGCGATCTGCTCTTCTCTCGTGCGTCTGCTGAGGGGCGACGCGAGCGGCGCTCTCGCCGAAGCTGCCGCGCTCACCTCCGGCATCGACGTCGCTCGCCTGCCACCGATCCTGCGCATGAGTGCCGTCCAGGTGCTCGCCGCTTCCCACCTCGTTCGCGGCGACCGTGTACGCGTGCTCTCCGTCCTCGGTCCGGATCACGGCGACGACCCGACCCACCTGCTCTGCCGCTGTGGCTTCGCCGGCGCCGCGATGCTGCCGGACGCGCTCATGGCGCTCCGTGCCACGGATGTGTGCCTGCGTGTGGGCGCCGAGCACAGCTTGAGCACCTTGCCTCGGACGCTGCTGGTGCGCGCGCTCGCGTACCGGCAGCTGGGCGACCTCGGGCAGGCCCGGATGGCCGCGGAGGAGGCGGTCAGCCTTGCCGCCGTCGGCGGCGGCTGCTCGCCGTCGGCCCTCATCGGACTCGACGGTGAAGAGGTCCTCGAGATGCTGAACGAGGTCTTCGGCCCGCGGGAGCAGTGGGCGCCCGAGGTCGCCGACGTCGCGGATGTCGTGGCGCGGCTTCCGCGGCCCACGGCCCCGGCGGCACCGACGCTGCCGCATCTGACGCCGCGGGAGCGTGTCGTGGCCGCGGAGCTGCGCACGGACGCGACGATCCCCGAGATCGCGGCAACCCTGCGGGTGTCGTTCAACACCGTGAAGACGCAGACGCGCTCCCTCTACCTCAAGCTCGGGGTCTCCAGCAGGGAGCAGGCGATCGAGCGTCTGGAGCTCGCCGGCTTCTTCCTCGGCGAGTCCTGCTGA
- a CDS encoding DUF2510 domain-containing protein: protein MTAPQLPTPAGWYPDPSAPGTVRYWDGTAWTTHQQPAAPAAAAAPRRSPGADTNTVWIWLIVLLPVVPALLLLFVPWGEVFDYRGILTDPSRGVEASLRIYTEPLYWAATLVGFVIYGLNAWFAYLDHRTLVARGIDQPFPWPWQFLSIVYVIGRTVVVRRRTGRGAAPLWGLGATMAVSFIVTGVIMWLAMDSMLTMIQSGISTGRGYGS from the coding sequence ATGACGGCACCGCAGCTCCCCACTCCCGCAGGCTGGTATCCCGACCCGTCCGCACCGGGCACGGTCCGGTACTGGGACGGCACGGCGTGGACGACCCACCAGCAGCCCGCGGCTCCCGCTGCCGCGGCGGCGCCGCGGCGCTCGCCCGGGGCCGATACGAACACCGTCTGGATCTGGCTCATCGTGCTGCTGCCGGTCGTCCCCGCCCTCCTCCTGCTGTTCGTCCCGTGGGGCGAGGTCTTCGACTACCGCGGGATCCTGACGGACCCGAGCCGCGGTGTGGAGGCGTCGCTGCGCATCTACACCGAACCGCTCTACTGGGCAGCGACCCTGGTCGGCTTCGTCATCTACGGCCTCAACGCGTGGTTCGCCTACCTCGACCACCGCACGCTCGTCGCGCGGGGGATCGACCAGCCGTTCCCCTGGCCCTGGCAGTTCCTCAGCATCGTGTACGTGATCGGCCGTACGGTCGTCGTCCGGCGTCGCACGGGGCGCGGCGCCGCCCCGCTGTGGGGCCTCGGCGCGACGATGGCGGTCTCCTTCATCGTCACCGGCGTGATCATGTGGCTCGCCATGGACTCCATGCTGACGATGATCCAGAGCGGCATCTCGACCGGCAGGGGCTACGGGAGCTGA
- a CDS encoding HEAT repeat domain-containing protein, protein MSTRVSVMRVTTAVRRFAPWRSFGGVATGADWRAELSARAPADWPAYLDANSGLPGPRANLTLVQAVAIAADAEAIEVLLADGGEYAVLCAAAAIGARADEAAREPAARALAVDERWRVREGVALGLQLLGDRDPAGLIEIVRRWVDDPDPLVERAAVAAICEPRLLRSPDAAAAAIEVCRRATRNLVALPPERRKRADARTLRQALGYCWSVAVAADPAAGLDVFLALDASDPDVAWIVDQNRRKKRLASLLP, encoded by the coding sequence ATGAGCACGCGGGTGAGCGTCATGCGGGTCACGACGGCGGTGCGCCGCTTCGCGCCGTGGCGTAGTTTCGGGGGTGTGGCGACGGGGGCGGACTGGCGGGCGGAGCTGAGCGCGCGGGCGCCGGCGGACTGGCCCGCGTATCTGGACGCGAACTCGGGGCTTCCGGGGCCTCGCGCGAACCTGACGCTCGTGCAGGCGGTGGCGATCGCCGCGGACGCCGAGGCGATCGAGGTCCTGCTGGCCGACGGCGGCGAGTACGCCGTGCTGTGCGCGGCGGCCGCGATCGGCGCGCGGGCGGATGAGGCGGCACGCGAGCCCGCGGCGCGTGCGCTGGCCGTGGACGAGCGCTGGCGCGTGCGGGAGGGGGTGGCGCTCGGTCTGCAGCTGCTCGGCGACCGCGACCCCGCCGGTCTCATCGAGATCGTGCGGCGGTGGGTCGACGATCCCGACCCGCTCGTGGAGCGTGCGGCGGTGGCGGCGATCTGCGAGCCGCGCTTGCTGCGCTCGCCGGATGCGGCGGCCGCGGCGATCGAGGTGTGCCGGCGCGCGACGCGGAACCTCGTCGCCCTGCCGCCGGAGCGGAGGAAGCGGGCGGATGCGCGCACGCTGCGGCAGGCGCTCGGCTACTGCTGGAGCGTGGCGGTCGCGGCCGATCCCGCCGCCGGGCTCGACGTGTTCCTGGCCCTGGATGCGTCCGATCCCGATGTCGCGTGGATCGTGGACCAGAACCGGCGCAAGAAGCGCCTGGCATCCCTGCTGCCGTGA
- a CDS encoding MarR family winged helix-turn-helix transcriptional regulator translates to MSQAGIDLDTSIGYLLKEASSVLRAAMEDVLRPLGMTVTHYSCLELLAQRPGLSNSELARGTFVTRQSMNVLLQSLERAGEVSRPAEAPVGRALPARLTPHGRRRLEKASAAVRSVEVRMLAELSEADRAAALRILRSIVNSLRDANAQEPDTSRE, encoded by the coding sequence ATGAGTCAAGCCGGCATCGACCTGGACACCTCGATCGGCTACTTGCTGAAGGAGGCATCGAGCGTGCTGCGTGCGGCGATGGAGGACGTGCTGCGCCCGCTCGGGATGACGGTGACGCACTACTCGTGCCTGGAGCTGCTGGCGCAGCGTCCCGGTCTGTCGAACTCGGAGCTCGCGCGGGGCACGTTCGTGACTCGGCAGTCGATGAACGTGCTGCTGCAGTCGCTGGAGCGCGCCGGCGAGGTGTCGCGGCCGGCGGAGGCCCCGGTGGGGCGGGCGCTGCCGGCGCGGCTCACACCGCATGGGCGCCGGCGGCTCGAGAAGGCGTCGGCGGCGGTGCGGTCGGTGGAGGTGCGGATGCTGGCGGAGCTGAGCGAGGCGGATCGGGCGGCGGCGCTCCGCATCCTGCGCAGCATCGTGAACTCGCTGCGGGACGCCAACGCCCAGGAGCCCGACACATCGCGGGAGTAG
- a CDS encoding acyl-CoA thioesterase — MTESQWHPSEDGINFHTRKWVKPEDLNANGTLFGGSLLRWIDEEAAIYAIIQLGNYRVVTKLISEINFEASALQGDLIEMGLTATRFGRTSLTMRAVVRNMITRKRILTIERLVFVSVDENGQPTPHGYDEITYNRDRMPREHPATGSIRID, encoded by the coding sequence GTGACGGAATCCCAGTGGCACCCTTCTGAGGACGGCATCAACTTCCACACGCGCAAGTGGGTGAAGCCCGAGGACCTGAATGCGAACGGCACCCTGTTCGGGGGCAGCCTGCTGCGGTGGATCGATGAGGAAGCGGCGATCTACGCCATCATCCAGCTCGGCAACTACCGCGTGGTCACGAAGCTGATCTCGGAGATCAACTTCGAGGCGTCGGCGCTGCAGGGCGATCTGATCGAGATGGGCCTGACGGCGACGCGCTTCGGGCGCACCTCGCTGACGATGCGCGCCGTGGTGCGCAACATGATCACGCGCAAGCGCATCCTCACGATCGAGCGGCTCGTGTTCGTGAGCGTCGATGAGAACGGACAGCCGACGCCGCACGGCTACGACGAGATCACCTACAACCGCGACCGGATGCCGCGGGAGCACCCCGCGACGGGCAGCATCCGCATCGACTGA
- a CDS encoding GntR family transcriptional regulator — protein sequence MSGAAGVSRGSVRASSGHSRRAYELVRARIRSGWVPANGVLIENELIHLTGLPRASIRQALNRLADEGLIARQRHSGTRVLGEQYRIPVDDILPSHTPPGFMYRKLSDRVVPMIPLVQAALECDEAEVGVVEQVFEHVTADGAEPVGVRTAYYRPGIHQPESWPTCPSLEFAFRYVFGVALGDVETVIGAVAADDDAAALLHIPVGMPLLVREQRFIDVAGVVQEYSFSHYRADRVSFPLRDRTGRFSGVLAAEPGTPELVAYRERALSVQ from the coding sequence ATGAGCGGCGCAGCAGGCGTCAGTCGCGGGTCCGTCCGCGCCTCCTCGGGTCACTCACGCAGAGCGTATGAGCTCGTGCGGGCGCGGATCCGGTCGGGCTGGGTCCCCGCGAACGGTGTCCTGATCGAGAACGAGCTGATCCACTTGACGGGCCTGCCGCGGGCGAGCATCCGCCAGGCGCTGAACCGGCTCGCGGACGAGGGGCTGATCGCCCGGCAACGTCATTCCGGCACCCGCGTGCTCGGCGAGCAGTACCGGATCCCGGTCGACGACATCCTGCCGTCCCACACCCCGCCCGGCTTCATGTATCGCAAGCTCTCGGACCGGGTGGTCCCCATGATCCCGCTCGTGCAAGCGGCGCTCGAGTGCGACGAGGCCGAGGTCGGAGTGGTCGAGCAGGTGTTCGAGCACGTGACGGCGGATGGTGCGGAACCGGTCGGGGTGCGCACGGCCTACTACCGGCCGGGCATCCACCAGCCGGAGTCGTGGCCGACCTGCCCCAGCCTGGAGTTCGCGTTCCGATACGTGTTCGGCGTCGCGCTCGGCGATGTCGAGACCGTGATCGGCGCCGTCGCGGCGGATGACGACGCCGCCGCCCTCCTGCACATCCCGGTGGGCATGCCCCTGCTGGTGAGGGAGCAGCGGTTCATCGACGTCGCCGGCGTCGTGCAGGAGTACAGCTTCTCGCACTATCGCGCAGACCGTGTCTCCTTCCCGCTGCGGGACCGGACGGGGCGATTCTCCGGCGTGCTCGCGGCCGAGCCGGGCACACCCGAGCTCGTCGCCTACCGGGAACGCGCGCTGTCGGTCCAGTGA